A window of Clostridiisalibacter paucivorans DSM 22131 genomic DNA:
TTGCCCGTCTCTTCATTCCAGATGATTGGCTCCACATACCCGAACTCCGTCATGGACCTTTTCAGCTTTTCATAAGCAGGATCTCCAGGCTTTAAATCTTTTCTTGGGTTATACTCTGCCGGGTTGATATCCGTTACCGGAACTTTCCTTATAATCATGTCCTGTTTCATCAGATTCCCTCCATTTCTTGGCATTAAAAAAGCCCTAGACTCAATTCTATAGGCTAAAACTCATAAAATATTATAGAAAAACACCTGTTTTTCAAGGTTGTAATGAATTCACTTTGACTTAGTTTCTTGTTTATTCATGGGTGGCTACATCCCACTATTCATGCGGTTTTCAGGAGATTATCTCCCTGTGAATATTGCGAAGAATTTTGGGGATATACCCCCCTTTGGATTTTTGCGATTTCTCACAAAAGACCCTGGCGCGTTGTCGTTTAGCCACTTCTGTAGAGATTGAGACCCCCTACCCCCTCGTGGGTTTCGGATTATTTCCGAAGCCTCCATCTTCTTCAGCGGTCTTCTTGGAGTGACAACTTTTACACAGCGGCTGCCAGTTGTTTTTGTTCCAGAAGAGTTTCCGGTTACCACCGTGTGGTTTGATGTGGTCCACCTCAGTTGCCGGGGTGAGTCTTCCTTCTCTCTCGCAGTGAACACACAGGGGATGCTTCTTAAGAAACTCCTTGCTGGCCTTTCGCCACTGGTAGGTGTACATCTTTGAACTCCTGTCGTTCTGAATCCTAATCATTTCTTTCTTGTGCTTCTCACAATATCTATCATGGGTCAGCGACTGACACCCAGGATAGTTACAAATGCTCTTTGGTTTCCAGGGCATCAGCTTCACCTCCCGTTTTCCCTTAAGAAAGGTATAGAAAAAGCTCCAGTTCATTAACCAGAGCTTGGGATCCAAGAATGCTGCGTTTCCTAAGATTCGAATCGATATAGCTTAGGCGTATGCTACAGCATATGGTGTTCTTGAATTTTTTTCTATACCTTTACACCATATACTATAGCATGGGTACCTACTGACATTCACTGACATTTACTGACACAATTTCATCCTTTCGAATTCTTTTAGGGCTTTTCCATGAATTCGATACACCGTTCTTGGATCATACCCCATGGAAGCTGCAATCTCATCCCAGCCTTTTCCGCTTAGGTATCGAAGTTCAAGTAAGAGCTGTTGGTTGATATCATCCATCATGTTAATGGTATCTTGAATGTCTTTCTTGAGATCAACCAAGCGATCAATGTCAGCATTGATTTCATTTTCAAGGTCAATGACTTTCACCATGGTGCTTTCCATCTTGCTCTTCTCAATATTCCCACCACAGATTTTTTCCTTGGTAAAGCTCGATGTAACTTTCATGGCTAGGCTTTTGAGCGTTGCCAATTGCTCTAACTTACTATCAATCATCTGGTCCAGCCAGATTGCTTGAGATAAATATTCCTTTGCATTCATTAGCCCACCTCCACATCATCTAATAAACTCATCTTCCCTCCATAATAAAGATCCATGATATTTCTTCTTGTCGCAGGATCCAATGAGTTAATTCTTCTAAAAACCTTCTTCTGGTCTTCGTCTGCTCGAGCCTTGGTCTTAAAGAATGGACAGCTATCACCTTCACACTTCTTGACCTTTAAAACCTTACACTTTCTGTTTCTATATGCAAAACAATGCTTCTCCATCATTTGCCCACACCTCCAGTTTCTGCACACTCATTAGTAAAATATCTGATGGGTATGTTCCATCTCTTTGCTCTGGCAATCTCCACACTCATCCCTGATGAGATTCTGTTCCCAAAGACCCAAAGCTCATGGCACTTACTTAAGAGTATGAGTCCCATATCAATCCCCAGCTGTCGTTCTTCTGGATCATCCTCCTCAAGAAACTGTGGGTACATCAAATGCGGGATGATGGGTACTGCTTTCTCAGTCACAGCAAATCTTCCATACCTTCTTGCACGTCTGGTGTTTCCTTGGATATCACCGGCAAAGGGACTGCAGATAAACACGATCTTCTTTTTCTTTCTTTGCTTCTCTTCTTTTTCAATATTGGTTAACGCCTCATAAACCGTTGGGTCATGATAGCCTTCAGCATTAAATTTATTTACACTCATTTCTTTATCCTCCATTTCTCAAGTTTTCTATTCTGGCCTTGACCGCTTCAATCAAAGCGTTCTGACCAGTGTCTTTATTATCAAGTGCCATCATTACTCTATGATCTATTGTGTCTTTGGCTAGTAAATGATGGATCACTACCGTTTGTTTTTGGCCTTGACGCCACAGTCTGGCATTGGCTTGCTGGTATAGTTCCAGACTCCAGGTGACACTAAACCAAATGATGGTGGAACCACCCTCTTGAAGATTGAGGCCATGCCCAGCTGATGCCGGATGGCAAAGGGCAATTTTCATCTCTCCCCGATTCCATCTGGCAATGTCCTCCGAGGTGTTAATATCTCCTGCATCAAATCTCTCTTTGATTCGGTCACGCTCATGTCTGAATCCATAGTAGATCAGTACTGGTTTTCCATTGGCTGCTTCAACAAGATCCTCTAAAGCATCCAGCTTCCTGTCATGAATCTGGTGTACATCTCCGTACTCGTCATAGACTGTTCCACCCGACATCTGTAGGAGCTTGTTGGAAAGCACCGCTGCATTGGCTGCATCCACATCGCTATCCTCAAGAGGAAGCAGGAGATCTCTTTCGAGCTTCCTATAAAGCTTCATTTCCTTTTCTGAAAGCTCCACTTCCACTTTGTTGAAAATGATTTCCGGCATCTTCAGATACTCTAGAGCTTTCATACTGATGCAGATATCAGAAATCTTGTCGTATATCTTTTCCTCTGCATCATCGTTCAGTGCATAGTCTGTTGGTATACCACCGTTCACATATTTCTGTGGGTGGAAGTATCTGCTGCGGTATCCACTAAAGGTTCTTCCAAGCCGCTCGCCACCATCAAGAAGGTAAATCTGACTCCAAATATCCAAGAGGCCATTGGGAGCTGGCGTTCCAGTCAGCCCCACAATCCTTTTTATTTTGTGTCTGACCTTCTTAAGTGCTCTAAACCTTTTGGCTGATGGTGATTTGAAACTTGATAGCTCATCGATGATCACCATGTCAAAGGGCCATTCGTTTTTATAAAAGTCCACGAGCCACGGGACATTCTCTCTGTTGATGGTGTAGATATCTGCCTTCTTGTAAAGAGCCATGGTCCGGTCCTTTGCACTACCGAGAACCCTTGAAACCCTCAAGTTCTTCAGATGCTTCCACTTTAGGACCTCGTCTAGCCATGTGGTATTTGCCACTCGGAGTGGTGCAATCACTAAGACCTTGGATACTTCAAACCGATCATGGAGTAGGTCCACAAGAGCAGTTAATGTAATCACACTCTTGCCAAGTCCCATGTCTAAGAACAGACCTGCTGAAGTCTTCTCCAAGATGAACTCTGTACAGTGGGTCTGATATTCATGAGGGTGATACGGTAGTCTTGATTTAGGTAGTACAACTTCTGGCAATCCCATCCACCACACCTCCAATATCTTCTGGATTGTCAAGGCAATAAACCAAAAACCCTAGCCCTTCCAGCTCACTTTTTCTCTTTATCTGATTGGGTCTCATCTTTTTTCCCGGTGCCTTCACCTCAACAAATCCTACTCTGCCTCCGGGCAGAAGTACCAATCGGTCAGGCACTCCATTTATTCCAGGGGAGATAAACTTAAAAGCTCTCCCACCTCTTCTTTTCACTTCTCTCACGAGCATCAGCTCTAGTTCTTTTTCAGTCATGTCTTTCACCTCAATTTCTGTTGCTATTGTTACTGGCCAATTTCTGTATAAGTTCAATACTAAGTGCTTTTCAATTTTTGTTTCATTTCTCAAATTCTTACTTCTAATCTTGTAGTCTATAGTTGTAGACTGAAGGGTTTAAAACCTATACGCGCGTATGTAGGCTATATTCCTACTATTACTAGTAAAAATAATTAATCAATTAAGTTATCTCCTACATAGACTACTAACGTACTGAACCTCTTGATATGAGTGGAATCTGCCTTGTAGTCTAAGATGTAGACTAAGAATTTTTAGACTACATCAGACTACACATTTTCACCTCTTACCAGTCGACATATCATCAGTTAGACTACACATTTCTTGTTCTCAGACTACATACTTTTATGAATCGATTTACTAACCAAATTCGTTTTAATCGCTATCATCGTCAGTATCCTCGTATCCCTCTCTAACAAAGGCTCTTTGAGCGTTGTATATCGGGAATCTCATATTCCCTCTCTTATTGCCTTCATATCGTTTCCAACCACCGAGCCGCATCAGAATTCCTTCAATCTCATAAGAGTCAGCTCGACGAATGGCATTTCTCTCCTTACCAAAGCACTCACACCAAATTTCCAGGCAGCATACTCGGGTTCTCAGATTGGCTCCTTCAGGTATGGTTTCACCAAACTCGCTCTCACCAGCCAAATAACTGCGTCTTTCATAGATGTCCATCTTAGGCCACTTATCAGGAAGCGGCTTTTCAAGATACTGCTCCACCAAACCCTCACGGTCATCTGCTTCCATGGCATCACGCTGTTCTTCGTAGGCCATCTTCTCTTCATCACCAATAAGGATTAGCGGTTCACCATCTTTATACTTTTCAAGGGCTTCAGCCCAAATCTGATCAATATCCGTCATCTCCCAGACCTTTTTCTTTCCGTGATTGACTCTTACCGGCCAGAATCTTCTGTTTCCGGTCACATCTCTTAAGAAGCCGCTGGTGCTGTTGGTGCTTCCGACGATAACACTTTGTCTTGGGTGACTTTCCACATTGATCCCGTAGCTCTGTCTGAACTTATCATCTGTTCTGGTAATGAATGACTTCACCGTCTCAACATCAATCTTTCGAAGGCCTGCAAGCTCTCCTAGTTCTAGGATCCAATAGCCTTGAAGTTTTTCTGCACCAGCTTTATCGCGCATGTCAGATACGGTTAAACTATCTGAGAACCACTTACCACCAAGTTTTGCAAAGAAGGTGGATTTTCCGATACCCTGCGGTCCATTGAGAACCAGAATATAATCAAACTTGATACCTGGTTCATAGATACGAGCAACC
This region includes:
- a CDS encoding DEAD/DEAH box helicase; protein product: MGLPEVVLPKSRLPYHPHEYQTHCTEFILEKTSAGLFLDMGLGKSVITLTALVDLLHDRFEVSKVLVIAPLRVANTTWLDEVLKWKHLKNLRVSRVLGSAKDRTMALYKKADIYTINRENVPWLVDFYKNEWPFDMVIIDELSSFKSPSAKRFRALKKVRHKIKRIVGLTGTPAPNGLLDIWSQIYLLDGGERLGRTFSGYRSRYFHPQKYVNGGIPTDYALNDDAEEKIYDKISDICISMKALEYLKMPEIIFNKVEVELSEKEMKLYRKLERDLLLPLEDSDVDAANAAVLSNKLLQMSGGTVYDEYGDVHQIHDRKLDALEDLVEAANGKPVLIYYGFRHERDRIKERFDAGDINTSEDIARWNRGEMKIALCHPASAGHGLNLQEGGSTIIWFSVTWSLELYQQANARLWRQGQKQTVVIHHLLAKDTIDHRVMMALDNKDTGQNALIEAVKARIENLRNGG
- a CDS encoding HNH endonuclease, which gives rise to MPWKPKSICNYPGCQSLTHDRYCEKHKKEMIRIQNDRSSKMYTYQWRKASKEFLKKHPLCVHCEREGRLTPATEVDHIKPHGGNRKLFWNKNNWQPLCKSCHSKKTAEEDGGFGNNPKPTRG
- a CDS encoding DUF1492 domain-containing protein, translated to MNAKEYLSQAIWLDQMIDSKLEQLATLKSLAMKVTSSFTKEKICGGNIEKSKMESTMVKVIDLENEINADIDRLVDLKKDIQDTINMMDDINQQLLLELRYLSGKGWDEIAASMGYDPRTVYRIHGKALKEFERMKLCQ
- a CDS encoding DUF4406 domain-containing protein, with translation MSVNKFNAEGYHDPTVYEALTNIEKEEKQRKKKKIVFICSPFAGDIQGNTRRARRYGRFAVTEKAVPIIPHLMYPQFLEEDDPEERQLGIDMGLILLSKCHELWVFGNRISSGMSVEIARAKRWNIPIRYFTNECAETGGVGK
- a CDS encoding VRR-NUC domain-containing protein, which codes for MRNETKIEKHLVLNLYRNWPVTIATEIEVKDMTEKELELMLVREVKRRGGRAFKFISPGINGVPDRLVLLPGGRVGFVEVKAPGKKMRPNQIKRKSELEGLGFLVYCLDNPEDIGGVVDGIARSCTT